A genomic region of Mycolicibacterium poriferae contains the following coding sequences:
- the glgA gene encoding glycogen synthase: protein MRVAMMTREYPPEVYGGAGVHVTELVAQLRHLCEVDVHCMGAPRPEATVAQPDPALQGANFALTTLSADLNMVNAASTAAVVHSHTWYTGMAGHLAALLYGVPHVLTAHSLEPMRPWKAEQLGGGYRISSWVEKTAVEAAAAVIAVSSGMRADVLRTYPALDPNRVHVVRNGIDTDVWYPAPRSDDSVLAELGVDPSRPVVAFVGRITRQKGVAHLVAAAHHFSPDVQLVLCAGAPDTPEIAEEVSAAVQQLAAARTGVFWVQEMLPTHKIREILSAATTFVCPSVYEPLGIVNLEAMACGTAVVASDVGGIPEVVDDRRTGLLVHYDPDDTETFERGLAAAVNELVAEPQRARDFGAAGRQRCIDEFSWAQIAEQTLRIYQHVLT, encoded by the coding sequence ATGCGGGTGGCGATGATGACTCGGGAGTACCCACCCGAGGTGTACGGCGGAGCGGGCGTCCACGTCACCGAGCTCGTCGCTCAACTGCGGCATCTGTGCGAGGTGGACGTGCACTGCATGGGCGCTCCGCGGCCCGAGGCGACCGTCGCGCAGCCGGACCCTGCCCTGCAGGGCGCCAACTTCGCCCTCACCACGCTGTCGGCCGACCTGAACATGGTCAATGCCGCCTCGACGGCCGCCGTCGTGCATTCCCACACGTGGTACACCGGGATGGCCGGGCACCTGGCCGCCCTGCTCTACGGCGTCCCGCACGTGCTGACCGCGCATTCGCTGGAACCGATGCGTCCGTGGAAGGCCGAGCAGCTCGGCGGTGGCTACCGGATCTCGTCCTGGGTGGAGAAGACGGCGGTCGAAGCGGCCGCCGCGGTGATCGCCGTCAGCTCCGGGATGCGCGCCGATGTGCTGCGTACCTATCCGGCGCTGGACCCCAACCGGGTGCACGTGGTCCGCAACGGCATCGACACCGACGTCTGGTACCCCGCCCCCCGGTCCGACGACTCGGTGCTCGCGGAACTCGGCGTCGATCCGTCCCGGCCCGTCGTGGCGTTCGTCGGCAGGATCACCCGCCAGAAGGGGGTCGCGCACCTGGTCGCCGCCGCGCACCACTTCTCCCCCGACGTCCAACTGGTGCTCTGCGCCGGCGCGCCGGACACCCCGGAGATCGCCGAGGAGGTGTCCGCCGCGGTCCAGCAGCTCGCGGCCGCGCGCACCGGCGTCTTCTGGGTACAGGAGATGCTGCCGACCCACAAGATCAGGGAGATACTGTCGGCGGCAACCACATTCGTGTGCCCCTCGGTCTACGAGCCGTTGGGCATCGTGAACCTCGAGGCGATGGCCTGCGGCACCGCGGTGGTGGCCTCGGACGTGGGCGGCATCCCCGAGGTTGTCGACGATCGACGCACCGGACTGCTGGTCCACTACGACCCCGACGACACCGAGACCTTCGAACGCGGTCTCGCGGCCGCGGTCAACGAGCTGGTCGCTGAGCCGCAGCGGGCCCGCGATTTCGGGGCCGCGGGCCGCCAACGCTGCATCGACGAGTTCTCGTGGGCGCAGATCGCCGAGCAGACGCTACGGATCTACCAGCACGTCCTGACCTAG
- a CDS encoding DUF3117 domain-containing protein: MAAMKPRTGDGPLEATKEGRGIVMRVPLEGGGRLVVELTPDEAAALGEELRGVTS, from the coding sequence ATGGCGGCGATGAAGCCCCGGACCGGAGACGGTCCACTGGAAGCAACCAAGGAGGGGCGCGGCATCGTGATGCGGGTACCACTGGAAGGCGGTGGCCGACTGGTGGTCGAACTCACCCCGGACGAGGCAGCCGCTCTCGGAGAGGAACTGAGGGGCGTCACGAGCTAG